The segment TCACCCGCAGTCTCGAAGAGATCCAGAAGCGGGAATGGGAACTTAAGGAAGAGATTGCCCGTCTCCGACAGGAACAAGAAAACCTGGAGGAAGACTGGTATATCGAAATGCAGGCCCGGGACCGCCTGAACCTGGTTAAACCTGGTGAAGTGATCATCAGGATGGTTGATCCGGAATGATCGGCGCAGATGAGAGAGGATCCTTTCAAATACTAAAGAGGAGGCTTACCATTCGTATCCATGATCGAAGTTGACAGCATTGTGGAAGGTACCGTGGTTGGCATTACGAAGTTCGGGGCTTTCGTTGAGCTTAAGGATGGCAAGAAGGGTCTGGTTCATATCTCCGAGATCTCCAATCAGTATGTGAAAGATGTGGCCGAACACCTGAAACTCAATGATAAGGTTCGGGTGAAAGTCATCAGCATCACCGATGACGGAAAAATCGACCTTTCCATCAAGCGGTTGAACGAAGACGAGGAATATATGGAGAAACTCAACCGCAGCAAGCAGAATTTCGAGCAGAAAATGAGTCGTTTTCTCAAGCAAAGCCAAGAGAAAATAACCGATCTGAAACGCCACCGGGAAAACAAGCGCCGTCGCTGAACAGCCGCCAATGAGTAGGGGAATGGCCTGACCCCCGATGTGGGGCGCCTTCCCCTACTCGTTTTTATCCTGTCGCAGAGCGGAAATTCTCTGCCGTTCCGTGAGCGGTTGCCCGTCCTTGTCGACTACCCGCAGAATACTATCCCGCAGGCGGGTGATGACTGTACCCTGCGCTTCCGGATTGCCGGACAGGTGCGGAGCGTCAAGAAGGCCGGTTTCCACCGCGCGGGCCAGGGTTTCCGGCGAGGTCCAGGGGTCTTCGATGCCCGGCGAAGCGATCTCCCGGATCGTTTCGAGGATCAGGCGCGCTTCCTCTTTTATGCGTTTTTTGTGTTTCTGAATAAAGGGGTCTTGGTCAATCCGCGGGAGCCCAATCAGTAGATCGGACAGAACGCCCTGCACGATCCGGGCGCTTTCCACCACCTCGAGTGAACAGGCGATATGATTCGCTTCACAAAAACCGACGACGTGAATGATGTCGGGAAAGAGGTGTAGACCCAAAGCGGTGGAAGCGGCCAGTTGTCCCTTGGCTATATCCAGGTTGGGCGTGAAATGGGAAAGTCCGGCCCGGATCTGGGTGAAGACATTGAAACCGGGGTCGGTGAGTTCCCCGAGCAATTCCTGTTTGGCCAGCATTTTGGCCAGATCGGCCCGCGGGGAGATACCAGGCGGGGTGTTGAACATGTACTGGGCAACATAGTGGCGAGCCCCGAAAGCCTTGGCCTGGTAGGCCCCGAGGAAAAAAGCGGCGGCGGCTACCGAATCCGGCGCGTCCCGCAGGCTCCACTGGTGCGCCTCGTTCA is part of the Atribacteraceae bacterium genome and harbors:
- a CDS encoding septum formation initiator family protein; translation: MQPYIGDERSLKSRGIRFFWKKVLIAAFFAVFLFAWSIGFTERLVDYHRVTRSLEEIQKREWELKEEIARLRQEQENLEEDWYIEMQARDRLNLVKPGEVIIRMVDPE
- a CDS encoding S1 RNA-binding domain-containing protein; this translates as MIEVDSIVEGTVVGITKFGAFVELKDGKKGLVHISEISNQYVKDVAEHLKLNDKVRVKVISITDDGKIDLSIKRLNEDEEYMEKLNRSKQNFEQKMSRFLKQSQEKITDLKRHRENKRRR